One stretch of Deltaproteobacteria bacterium DNA includes these proteins:
- the ftsE gene encoding cell division ATP-binding protein FtsE codes for MIRMDGVTKTYPPDIVSLFQVSCEIEKGEFVFLTGPSGSGKTTFLKLLFCAERPTSGEIWIDGIALSSVAGAQIPYLRRKIGVVFQDFKLLPAKTIFENVALSLEVVGVSRDQIEKRVRHVLDAVGLAGKLKHYPLQLSGGEQQRVALARAVVNRPPIILADEPTGNLDTRRADEVMGIMDELNAQGTTIVFATHNERFFAHTYRRVLRLEGGRLAS; via the coding sequence ACGAAGACATATCCCCCAGACATCGTTTCTCTCTTTCAGGTGAGTTGTGAGATCGAAAAGGGCGAATTCGTTTTTCTGACAGGGCCGAGCGGTTCGGGCAAGACCACGTTCCTAAAGCTCCTGTTTTGCGCGGAGAGGCCGACCTCTGGAGAGATCTGGATCGACGGCATTGCGCTTTCAAGTGTCGCCGGGGCACAGATCCCGTATCTTAGGCGTAAGATCGGGGTCGTCTTCCAGGACTTCAAGCTCCTACCTGCCAAGACGATCTTCGAGAACGTGGCCCTTAGCCTCGAGGTCGTCGGGGTCTCCAGGGACCAGATCGAAAAAAGGGTCCGGCATGTCCTTGATGCCGTAGGGCTTGCCGGAAAGCTGAAACATTATCCCCTTCAACTTTCGGGCGGGGAACAGCAGAGGGTGGCCCTCGCACGGGCCGTGGTGAACAGGCCGCCCATCATCCTGGCTGACGAGCCCACGGGAAATCTCGATACCCGGCGGGCGGACGAGGTCATGGGCATCATGGATGAGCTCAATGCCCAGGGGACTACGATCGTCTTCGCGACCCATAACGAACGGTTTTTCGCCCACACATACCGACGGGTGTTGAGGCTCGAAGGTGGGAGGCTTGCGTCATGA